In the genome of Telluria mixta, the window CGCTCGACGGGGAAGTCGGCCACGTAGCCATAGCCGCCGAACACCTGCATCGCCGACGATACCACGCGCTCGGCCATCTCGGACGCGAACAGCTTGGCCATCGCGGCTTCCTTCAGGCAGGGCAGGCCCGCGTCCTTCATCGATGCGGCGTGCAGGATCAGCTGGCGCGCGGCCTCGATCTGCATCGCCATCTCGGCCAGGCGGAACTGCACGGCCTGGTGGTCGAAGATCGGCGCACCAAAACTTTCGCGCTCCTTCGCATACGCCAGCGCGGCCTCGAACGCGGCGCGCGCCATGCCTACCGATTGCGACGCAATGCCGATGCGTCCGCCCTCCAGGCCCGACAGCGCGATCTTGTAGCCTTGGCCCTCTTCGCCGATCAGGTTTTCAACCGGGACGCGGCAGTTGTCGAACACGATCTGCGCCGTGTCCGACGAATGCTGGCCCATCTTCTGTTCGATGCCGGCGACGATGTAGCCGGGCGTATCGGTCGGCACCCAGAACGCGCTGATGCCCTTCTTGCCGGCCGCCTTGTCGGTGACGGCCATGACGATGGCCACGTCGCCGTTCTTGCCGCTCGTGATGAACTGCTTGGTGCCGTTCAGGACGTAGTGGTCGCCGTCGCGCACGGCCGTCGTGCGCAGGGCGGCGGCGTCGCTGCCCGTGTGCGGTTCCGTCAGCGCGAAGGCGCCCAGCAAATCGCCCTGCGCGAGCGGGCGCAGCCAGCGTTCCTTCTGCGCCGCGTTCGCGTACGTCATCGCGATCGAGCACACGGGGCAGTTGTTGACCGAAATGATGGTGGAGGTGCCGCCGTCGCCGGCCGCGATCTCTTCCAGCAC includes:
- a CDS encoding acyl-CoA dehydrogenase family protein, with product MILTEEHQMIRDALRTFAQERLAPNAARWDREHHFPKDELKELARLGAFGVAVPEQYGGAGLDYVALALVLEEIAAGDGGTSTIISVNNCPVCSIAMTYANAAQKERWLRPLAQGDLLGAFALTEPHTGSDAAALRTTAVRDGDHYVLNGTKQFITSGKNGDVAIVMAVTDKAAGKKGISAFWVPTDTPGYIVAGIEQKMGQHSSDTAQIVFDNCRVPVENLIGEEGQGYKIALSGLEGGRIGIASQSVGMARAAFEAALAYAKERESFGAPIFDHQAVQFRLAEMAMQIEAARQLILHAASMKDAGLPCLKEAAMAKLFASEMAERVVSSAMQVFGGYGYVADFPVERIYRDVRVCQIYEGTSDIQKILIARAL